One stretch of Podospora pseudoanserina strain CBS 124.78 chromosome 4, whole genome shotgun sequence DNA includes these proteins:
- the MET10 gene encoding sulfite reductase [NADPH] flavoprotein component (COG:C; EggNog:ENOG503NUWR): MGKLLRLRRTHEETTGGVAPVVETSTVSSGFEKTVPLSSISGPTYVTSQLLVQQAAYKLSDKIFSFSPETFDLDAAVKDWSQAQEKNIHGETTTVVPLQTRAGAGTFALGYIFSKDFDLSKRRIPQTLLAPSLSLRHLRAALDQLSLLYGVSSPFVAHVAAADYSNNDGFITEYESALQLAEDLGLGLVSTSSAQEVQHMALFATLLASLLPTLHVYDGLRTARETLRVVDALSESSIAEVYKCISQEAGALNKRLDTAGKVVELLRLFNSQLGTSYAPFEYHGHEAAETVLVVFGSAEAQLAKQVVDTLAAQGQKVGALNVRIYRPFIEEAFLEALPDSVRQIAVLGQVRDASAVEDASVQSALYSDVLTAVTFADRWSQEPAVVDFKYPASAVHTPSSIATVLSKITSKDDHAEVSLTLSSLEQAQQYIFWDVDNSEAVASASVLGRLLSRESFNNISVHETYNSLIQGGVVRTEIRSSEKPVDAPFAVEEADVVFVGEEKLLKEVAIVKSVKAGGKLAVRLPNFKAEEIEKRIPASVRKEIQEKSLQLFALDSSFSPALENRAQLLAELAFLQVARPDLEAEKLVKLGGLSGDQVTLVEVADALAQALHKVEVPATWAEEDAAAISLVEELKPTSFVAFDKGEAESALQVSTWQEIAKGLAFQEAYGLKTELRPDLTVKTHTIHVKENRRLTPLTYDRNIFHIEFDLGTSGLTYNIGEALGIHADNDPKQVQDFIEWYGLNGDDLVQVPSRENPAVFETRTIYQSLLQNIDILGKPPKRFFESLAEFATDEAEKKKIEFLGSKEGAEEFKKLSEVDTATYVDVFQTFKSAHPSFPDLVRIVSPLKRREYSIASAQAVTPTSVALMIVVVDWVDSQGRTRQGQATRYLSGLKPGTPVIASVKPSVMKLPPKDTAPLIMAGLGTGLAPFRAFVQYRAMQKAQGKEIGSILLYLGSRHRREEYLYGEEWEAYMDAGVLTLLGAAFSRDQPEKIYIQDRMRQTMSDIVKAYIEEEGSFYLCGPTWPVPDVTAVLEEAIATEAKQSGRKVDPRKEIERLKEDGRYVLEVY; encoded by the exons ATGGGGAAGTTGCTCCGGCTAAGGAGAACG CACGAAGAGACCACCGGAGGCGTTGCCCCGGTCGTCGAGACTAGCACCGTCTCCTCCGGCTTCGAGAAGACCGTGCCCCTCAGCTCCATCTCCGGCCCAACCTACGTGACGAgccagctcctcgtccagCAGGCTGCTTACAAGCTTTCCGACAagatcttctccttctcccccgagACCTTCGATCTCGATGCGGCCGTCAAGGACTGGTCGCAAGCCCAGGAGAAGAACATCCATGGCGAGACCACCACTGTTGTCCCTCTCCAGACCAGAGCCGGTGCCGGCACCTTTGCGCTTGGTTACATCTTCTCCAAGGACTTTGACCTCAGCAAGAGGCGCATTCCCCAGACCCTCCTTGCCCCCTCGCTGAGCCTCCGGCACTTGCGCGCGGCCTTGGACCAACTGTCTCTCCTCTATGGCGTCTCGAGCCCCTTCGTTGCCCACGTCGCCGCTGCCGACTACTCCAATAACGATGGCTTCATCACCGAGTACGAGAGCGCCCTTCAGCTGGCTGAGGACCTTGGTCTCGGTCTCGtctcgacctcctcggctCAGGAGGTCCAGCACATGGCTCTCTTCGCCACTCTCCTGGCTTCCCTTCTGCCTACCCTCCACGTCTACGACGGTCTCCGCACCGCCAGGGAGActttgagggtggtggatgcgCTCAGCGAGTCGAGCATTGCCGAAGTCTACAAGTGCATCTCCCAGGAGGCTGGTGCCCTGAACAAGAGGTTGGACACCGCTGGCAAGGTTGTCGAGCTTTTGCGCCTGTTCAACAGCCAGCTCGGCACTTCGTATGCTCCTTTCGAGTACCACGGTCACGAGGCCGCTGAGACCGTCCTTGTTGTCTTTGGCAGCGCCGAGGCTCAGCTTGCCAAGCAGGTCGTTGATACTTTGGCTGCTCAGGGCCAGAAGGTTGGTGCTCTCAATGTCCGCATCTACCGCCCATTCATCGAGGAGGCTTTCCTCGAGGCCCTCCCGGATTCGGTTCGCCAGATTGCCGTTCTTGGCCAAGTCCGTGATGCTTCGGCTGTGGAGGATGCCTCTGTCCAGTCTGCCCTCTACTCTGATGTCCTGACTGCGGTCACCTTTGCCGATAGATGGTCGCAAGAGCCTGCTGTCGTTGATTTCAAGTACCCTGCCTCCGCCGTCCACACCCCCAGCTCCATCGCCACTGTTCTCAGCAAGATCACCAGCAAAGACGATCACGCCGAggtctccttgaccttgagctCCCTTGAGCAGGCCCAGCAGTACATCTTCTGGGATGTCGACAACTCCGAGGCCGTTGCCTCGGCTTCCGTCCTTGGCAGGCTCCTCTCTCGCGAGTCGTTCAACAACATCTCGGTTCACGAGACTTACAACAGCCTCATCcagggtggtgttgtccgCACTGAGATCAGGAGTTCCGAGAAGCCAGTCGATGCTCCTTTcgctgtcgaggaggcggatgttGTTTTcgttggcgaggagaagCTTCTCAAGGAGGTTGCTATCGTCAAGAGTGTAAAGGCTGGCGGCAAGTTGGCCGTTCGTCTGCCCAACttcaaggctgaggagatcGAGAAGCGCATCCCTGCCTCCGTCAGAAAGGAGATCCAGGAGAAGAGTCTCCAGCTCTTTGCTCTTgactcttccttctcccctgcTTTGGAGAACCGCGCCCAGCTTCTTGCCGAGCTTGCCTTCTTGCAGGTCGCTCGCCCTGACCTTGAGGCTGAGAAGCTCGTCAAGCTTGGTGGCCTCTCTGGCGACCAGGTCACTCTCGTTGAGGTTGCCGATGCCCTCGCCCAAGCCCTTCACAAGGTTGAGGTTCCCGCTACCTGggctgaggaggacgccGCTGCCATCTCTCTTGTAGAGGAGCTCAAGCCCACCAGCTTTGTTGCCTTTGACAAGGGGGAGGCTGAGTCGGCTCTGCAGGTCAGCACCTGGCAGGAGATTGCCAAGGGTCTTGCTTTCCAGGAGGCTTACGGCCTCAAGACTGAGCTTCGCCCTGATCTCACCGTCAAGACTCACACCATCCACGTCAAGGAGAACCGCAGACTCACTCCCCTCACCTACGATCGCAACATCTTCCACATCGAGTTCGATCTCGGCACCTCTGGCCTCACCTACAACATCGGCGAAGCGCTCGGCATCCACGCCGATAACGACCCCAAGCAGGTCCAGGACTTCATTGAGTGGTACGGTCTCAACGGTGATGACCTTGTCCAGGTCCCCTCGCGCGAGAACCCGGCCGTCTTCGAGACTCGTACCATCTACCAGTCTCTCCTCCAGAACATCGACATTCTCGGCAAGCCTCCCAAGCGCTTCTTCGAGTCCCTCGCCGAGTTCGCCACCGatgaggctgagaagaagaagatcgagTTCCTCGGCAGCAAGGAGGGTGCCGAAGAGTTCAAGAAGCTCTCCGAGGTTGACACCGCCACCTACGTTGATGTCTTCCAGACCTTCAAGTCGGCTCACCCATCCTTCCCTGACCTTGTCCGCATCGTGTCCCCTCTCAAGCGCAGAGAGTACTCCATCGCGTCTGCTCAGGCCGTCACTCCCACTTCCGTTGCTCTGATGattgtcgtcgtcgactgGGTTGACAGCCAGGGCCGCACCCGCCAGGGTCAAGCCACGCGCTACCTCTCTGGTCTCAAGCCGGGCACCCCCGTCATCGCCTCCGTCAAGCCCTCGGTCATGAAGCTGCCGCCCAAGGACACGGCTCCCTTGATCATGGCCGGTCTCGGTACCGGTCTTGCTCCCTTCCGTGCCTTTGTCCAGTACCGCGCTATGCAGAAGGCTCAGGGCAAGGAGATTGGTTCCATTCTCTTGTATCTCGGTTCCCGTCACCGCAGAGAGGAGTACCTCTATGGcgaggagtgggaggcgTACATGGACGCCGGCGtgctcaccctcctcggcgctgCCTTCTCTCGTGACCAGCCTGAAAAGATCTACATTCAGGATCGCATGAGGCAGACGATGAGTGATATTGTCAAGGCTTatattgaggaggagggatctTTCTACCTGTGCGGTCCCACTTGGCCGGTGCCGGATGTTACTGCTGtattggaggaggcgattgCTACTGAGGCTAAGCAGAGCGGGCGGAAGGTTGATCCCAGGAAGGAGATAGAAAGGCTGAAAGAGGACGGAAGGTATGTGTTGGAGGTATACTAA
- a CDS encoding hypothetical protein (COG:P; EggNog:ENOG503NXKX) has protein sequence MAPTSGTPAPALPTETATTSFLLANLHCPTCVSTIKTVLQEYGSNIVKWVSPNIVTSVVTVEHSPAASLQHMHKLLEENGFEVCGVTTSSGSISDLDMGIEMGDLNPYGEGSSSQNEPSGSALARWMNPFRPLASKPEKVKAHLQNCAHCQNSKEHELEEMHHIESLVPVQTNTNRTSLSVIQEKDPHTFVAIESADALSPQPIWRATLAVGGMTCGACANMISEGLKQYDWISKTTVNLLNNSAIVDLTEPNRTDNLVRVIEELGYEATLSQVVVVQPNKRKNKSDTWQATVAIGGMTCASCTNGITEGLKKLDWIDDVAVNLLSNSATVKFHGQHNASRIVEAIEELGFDAVADSVISLGEKETEHNERAVEIRIDGLHCDLCPARVVNCLGGFRRQLEINNPPTRSWPVIRVTYVPDAPFFTVRQILAAIDASDPGFRASIYHPPSLEERSKLIQRKHQRAILYRVIFTGLVCIPTFVIGIVYMMLIPHEKAHTLMKPWTSGINRAQIALFILATPVYFGAADVFHRSAVKEIATLWRRGSRVPILKRFYKFGSMNTLMSLGTSVAYFASVAQMIAAAASRATETHDGNFYYDTVVFLTFFLLLGRYIESYSKKRTGDAVELLGRLRPTTAILVSGFGSEKEGDEVVKADLLDFGDVVRVPHGASPPSDGVVIGGESSFDESSLTGESRLVKKGAGDRVFSGTVNKGSSILVRITGVAGKSLLDQIVNVVREGQTKQAKIERVADYLTSYFVPAITAFAILTWIVWFSLGYGGRLPEHFLSKTTGGWIAFSLQFAIAVFVVACPCGLGLAAPTAIFVGSGLAANHGILAKGGGEAFEKASRIDCVVFDKTGTLTTGGEPRITDAEIHGEGTPEESTFLAALKGVEENSSHPIAKAIIRFCTINKELPQVTADNLQELPGKGMKAMCQAATPETSFELIVGNEALMKDFGVVISPETSQSLERWKTEAKSIALAATKLPSSGWTLAAALSISDPVRPEAKVVIAALQESGTRVWMLSGDNPTTATAVARQLGIPADQVIAGVLPAGKADQIKYLQSTVKARRGTNSESSTERAMIAMVGDGINDSPALATADVGIAIGSGSDVAISSADFVLVKSDLKTVVTLLDLSRVVFRRIKFNFGWAIVYNTVMIPVAAGVFYPIVSQGKHVSLDPAWAALAMALSSISVVLSSLALRWRWLGFRERRFVVGE, from the coding sequence ATGGCACCCACCAGCGGCACGCCTGCGCCCGCCTTGCCGACTGAGACTGCCACGACCTCATTCCTCCTCGCAAACCTGCACTGTCCCACCTGTGTCTCGACTATAAAGACTGTCTTACAAGAGTATGGCAGCAACATCGTCAAATGGGTTTCACCGAACATCGTTACGTCCGTGGTCACTGTTGAGCACAGTCCAGCCGCCTCCCTCCAGCACATGCATAAGCTGCTCGAGGAGAACGGCTTCGAGGTATGCGGTGTCACAACATCGTCTGGTAGCATCTCGGATCTCGACATGGGCATAGAAATGGGAGACCTCAACCCCTACGGAGAGGGAAGCTCCTCTCAGAATGAGCCGTCCGGTTCCGCACTGGCCCGATGGATGAACCCTTTTCGACCCCTTGCCTCGAAACCCGAGAAAGTAAAGGCCCATCTTCAAAACTGCGCGCACTGCCAAAACTCGAAGGAGCATGAACTGGAAGAAATGCACCATATCGAGAGCCTTGTTCCCGTGCAGACAAACACGAATCGTACCAGCTTGTCTGTCATCCAGGAAAAGGATCCACACACCTTTGTCGCGATCGAAAGTGCCGACGCCTTGTCACCACAGCCAATATGGAGAGCCACCCTTGCCGTTGGAGGGATGACCTGTGGAGCTTGCGCCAACATGATATCGGAAGGACTGAAGCAATACGACTGGATCTCCAAGACCACTGTCAAtcttctcaacaacagcgcCATTGTTGATTTGACAGAACCAAATCGAACAGACAACCTGGTCCGAGTTATCGAAGAACTGGGATACGAGGCCACGCTCAGCCAAGTAGTTGTTGTCCAACCAAACAAGCGGAAAAACAAGTCGGACACATGGCAAGCTACAGTAGCCATCGGCGGGATGACTTGTGCATCCTGCACCAACGGGATCACGGAGGgcttgaagaagctggattGGATCGATGATGTTGCGGTCAACCTGCTCTCCAACAGCGCCACGGTTAAGTTCCATGGTCAGCACAACGCGTCGAGGATCGTTGAGGCTATCGAAGAGCTAGGGTTTGACGCAGTTGCCGACAGTGTGATCAGCTTGGGTGAGAAGGAGACAGAACACAACGAAAGAGCGGTGGAGATCAGGATAGATGGTTTACATTGCGATCTTTGTCCAGCACGGGTGGTAAACTGTCTTGGTGGATTTCGACGTCAGCTTgagatcaacaacccccccactcGTTCTTGGCCTGTCATTAGGGTCACCTACGTCCCTGACGCCCCTTTTTTCACAGTCCGACAAATCCTCGCGGCCATCGACGCCAGCGACCCCGGCTTCAGGGCATCCATTTaccatcctccctccttgGAAGAAAGATCCAAGCTCATCCAACGAAAGCACCAGAGGGCCATATTATATCGGGTGATCTTCACCGGCCTCGTCTGCATCCCCACCTTTGTCATTGGCATCGTCTACATGATGCTGATTCCCCACGAAAAGGCGCACACTCTCATGAAACCCTGGACCTCTGGTATCAACCGGGCCCAAATCGcgctcttcatcctcgccacCCCAGTCTACTTTGGCGCCGCCGATGTCTTCCACAGGAGCGCCGTCAAGGAAATCGCCACGCTATGGCGCCGCGGCAGCAGAGTGCCGATTCTGAAGCGCTTCTACAAATTTGGCAGCATGAATACGCTCATGTCGCTTGGCACGTCGGTGGCCTACTTTGCGTCGGTTGCTCAGATGATTGCTGCTGCAGCAAGCCGTGCTACCGAGACGCATGATGGGAACTTTTACTATGATACTGTGGTGTTTTTGACtttcttcttgctgctggggaggtaCATTGAGAGTTATagcaagaagaggacggGAGACGCGGTGGAGCTACTGGGGAGGCTGAGGCCTACCACGGCGATATTAGTCAGCGGGTTTGGGTccgagaaggaaggggatgaggttgtcaaggcgGATTTGCTTGACTTTGGGGATGTGGTCAGGGTGCCACATGGGGCGTCCCCGCCGAGCGATGGCGTGGTGATTGGTGGGGAGAGTAGCTTTGATGAGTCGAGTTTGACGGGggagtcgaggttggtgaagaagggggcgggggatCGGGTCTTTTCGGGGACGGTCAATAAGGGGTCGTCGATTCTGGTGAGGATTACAGGGGTGGCGGGCAAGTCGTTGCTGGATCAGATTGTCaatgtggtgagggaggggcagaCGAAGCAGGCCAAGATTGAGAGAGTGGCGGATTATCTGACTTCGTACTTCGTGCCCGCCATTACGGCTTTTGCGATTTTGACATGGATTGTCTGGTTTTCGTTGGGGTATGGGGGTAGGCTGCCGGAGCACTTTCTGAGCAAGACTACAGGAGGGTGGATTGCGTTCAGCCTCCAGTTTGCAATTGCCGTGTTTGTGGTGGCTTGTCCTTGTGGTCTTGGGCTTGCGGCTCCGACGGCAATTTTCGTTGGGAGTGGATTGGCGGCGAACCATGGCATTTTGGCcaagggaggtggtgaggcttTTGAGAAGGCGAGTCGGATCGACTGTGTGGTTTTTGACAAGACGGGAACCTTGACGACGGGAGGGGAGCCCAGGATTACCGACGCTGAGATCCACGGTGAGGGAACACCGGAGGAGAGTACCTTTTTGGCTGCTTTGAAGGGTGTCGAGGAGAATAGCAGCCATCCGATTGCCAAGGCGATTATCAGATTCTgcaccatcaacaaggaGCTGCCCCAGGTCACAGCCGACAATTTACAGGAGCTTCCTGGGAAAGGCATGAAAGCGATGTGCCAGGCTGCTACTCCTGAGACTTCATTTGAGCTGATCGTTGGCAACGAGGCTCTGATGAAGGACTTTGGTGTCGTGATCTCACCCGAAACTTCACAGAGTCTTGAGAGGTGGAAGACGGAGGCCAAGTCTATCGCTCTGGCTGCCACCAAGTTGCCCTCTTCCGGTTGGACACTCGCTGCCGCTCTCTCCATCTCGGATCCCGTTCGCCCGGAAGCCAAGGTTGTCATCGCCGCTCTTCAAGAGTCTGGCACACGCGTCTGGATGCTGTCCGGTGACAATCctaccaccgccaccgccgtcgCCCGACAACTCGGGATCCCCGCAGACCAAGTCATCGCCGGCGTCCTCCCAGCGGGAAAAGCCGACCAGATCAAGTACCTCCAGTCCACCGTCAAGGCCCGCAGGGGTACAAACTCCGAGTCCTCCACTGAACGCGCCATGATCGCCATGGTAGGAGATGGCATCAACGACAGCCCCGCCCTCGCCACAGCCGACGTGGGCATCGCCATCGGCTCAGGCTCAGACGTAGCCATCAGCAGCGCCGACTTTGTGCTTGTCAAGTCGGACCTCAAGACGGTGGTGACGCTGCTGGATctgtcgagggtggtgtttagGAGGATTAAGTTCAATTTTGGGTGGGCGATTGTGTACAACACGGTCATGATCccggtggcggcgggggtgtttTATCCGATTGTGAGTCAGGGGAAGCATGTTAGTCTGGACCCTGCGTGGGCGGCGTTGGCGATGGCGTTGAGTAGTATTAGTGTCGTGTTGAGTTCTTTGgcgttgaggtggaggtggttggggtttagagagaggaggtttgttgttggggagtaG
- a CDS encoding hypothetical protein (COG:I; COG:Z; EggNog:ENOG503NXNH): MPGSDIRLLALDGGGVRGLSSLLILQQLMTAIDAESPPKPCDYFDMIGGTSTGGLIAIMLGRLQMTVDNCIHAYASLSDSVFEKKSRRVTIKGKLQGRFDAAELERAVKKILVERGFDENALLKDAPDAPCKVFVCATSKETNDTVCLTSYRSPRGGTDLLHSTKIWQACRATSAATTFFDPIAIGPFDEEFVDGALGANNPVYALWTQARDVWGDQLRGRRLKCVVSIGTGVPALKPVRDDVFGIWATLKELATETEKTAEQFRRDHSNLDDEGRYYRFNVDHGLEDVGLEESKKKKEIAAATRRYVASQRVVKQMKACVNNLAGRKYYGRYQTIFTLRGVPVSSKFVDRPSDTAELERYLLPHSRRSHGRKIFVLYGLGGIGKTQLAADFARRHQATFSSVFWLDGKSEDRLRQSLAGCVSRIPEGQIPDRSKNRALNTEDDLNLVVIDVLEWLARPDNTDWLLVFDNVDQDHEQGGSTGTYDIRQYLPGDHGLVLITTRLSRLAQLGNSKRLNKVDQELGTTIFTQWYGQQLVMDETATELFGLLDGLPLALAQAASYLRETGLDITSYVRLYKQQWDDLMRLDSESSLPLVDYEQGSIGTTWTISFKAIEARNGNASNLLRLWAFIDNKDLWFGLLQAAAYGGEQWPGWLCDIACNEVRFLDAARLLLRYSMIEARESVQGSGSGSGSSSYSIHPVVHRWTSHIQDDNEKRLFLQLAVMVVGFSVPDSKTEDYWVLQRRLLPHAERCSWWAGGFRGGESDFEGINTTGATHMLGILYKDQGRLGEAEAMYQRALEGKEKALGPDHTSTLETVNNLGILYKDQGRLGEAEAMHQRALEGKEKALGPDHTSILETVNNLGILYKDQGRLGEAEAMYQRALEGKEKALGPDHTLTLNTVNNLGLLYVDQGRLKEAEAMYQRALKSKEKALGPDHTLTLNTVNNLGLLYVDQGRLKEAEAMYQRALKGKEKALGPDHTSTLNTVNNLGLLYVDQGRLKEAEAMYQRALEGKEKALGPDHTLTLKTVNNLGLLYKDQGRLKEAEAMYQRALEGKEKALGPDHTLTLKTVNNLGLLYVDQGRLEEAEAMYRRALEGKEKALGPDHTSTLETVNNLGLLYVDQGRLGEAEAMYQRALEGKEKALGPDHTSILETVNNLGILYKDQGRLGEAEAMYQRALEGKEKALGPDHISTLSTVNNLGNLYVDQRRLGEAEAMYRRALSGFQTTLGPSHSKSQRAIRSIESLQQTQGTFDIYSCRNIN, encoded by the exons ATGCCCGGCAGCGACATCCGCCTGCTCGCccttgacggcggcggcgtgcGCGGCCTGTCTTCGCTCCTGATCCTCCAGCAGCTCATGACCGCCATCGATGCTGAGTCGCCACCTAAGCCCTGCGACTACTTCGACATGATCGgcggcaccagcaccggcggCCTTATTGCCATCATGCTAGGCCGTCTGCAAATGACCGTCGACAACTGCATCCACGCCTATGCTTCACTGTCCGATAGCGTTTTCGAGAAAAAGAGCCGCCGGGTTACGATTAAAGGCAAGCTCCAGGGTCGGTTCGACGCCGCCGAGCTCGAGCGAGCCGTGAAGAAGATCCTGGTAGAGCGCGGGTTCGACGAAAACGCACTACTCAAGGACGCTCCCGATGCGCCTTGCAAGGT ATTCGTCTGCGCGACAAGCAAAGAAACTAACGACACCGTCTGCCTAACGAGCTATCGATCCCCCCGTGGCGGCACCGACCTCCTGCATTCTACAAAAATATGGCAGGCGTGCCGCGCTACGTCTGCCGCCACAACTTTCTTCGACCCCATTGCCATCGGCCCTTTTGATGAGGAATTCGTCGACGGCGCGCTGGGAGCAAACAACCCTGTCTACGCGCTGTGGACCCAGGCCCGAGATGTGTGGGGTGATCAGCTGCGGGGCAGGCGGCTTAAATGCGTGGTTTCGATCGGCACAGGAGTACCTGCGCTGAAGCCGGTGCGCGACGACGTCTTCGGGATCTGGGCTACCCTAAAAGAACTTGCGACCGAGACGGAAAAGACAGCTGAGCAGTTCCGCCGCGACCACTCGAACCTCGACGACGAAGGACGCTATTATCGCTTTAATGTCGATCACGGACTCGAGGATGTCGGTTTGGAAgagtcgaagaagaagaaagagattGCGGCGGCGACTAGGCGCTACGTTGCGTCGCAGCGCGTAGTCAAGCAGATGAAAGCGTGCGTAAATAACCTTGCGGGACGAAAGT ATTATGGCCGCTACCAGACGATATTCACACTACGGGGCGTGCCGGTATCGAGTAAATTTGTTGATAGACCGTCCGACACTGCCGAGCTCGAACGATATCTCCTGCCGCATTCCCGGCGGAGTCACGGACGCAAGATATTTGTTCTCTACGGACTTGGTGGCATCGGGAAGACACAGCTGGCTGCCGACTTTGCTCGACGCCATCAAGCTACGTTCAGTTCGGTCTTCTGGCTAGATGGTAAGTCGGAGGACCGACTGAGACAGAGTCTTGCTGGCTGTGTAAGCAGGATACCAGAAGGTCAGATTCCAGACAGGAGCAAGAATCGCGCCTTAAATACCGAGGACGATCTTAATCTCGTGGTGATAGATGTGTTAGAGTGGCTTGCGCGGCCGGACAATACCGACTGGCTGCTAGTCTTCGACAACGTCGACCAAGACCACGAGCAAGGCGGGTCGACAGGCACATACGATATTCGGCAGTACCTTCCGGGCGATCACGGGTTGGTGCTAATTACTACACGTTTATCAAGGCTAGCACAGCTCGGTAACTCGAAACGACTGAACAAGGTGGACCAAGAATTGGGTACTACTATATTTACGCAGTGGTATGGGCAACAATTGG TTATGGACGAGACTGCGACCGAGCTGTTCGGTTTGCTCGATGGCCTGCCGCTTGCGCTGGCTCAGGCTGCATCATATCTCCGCGAGACCGGGCTCGACATTACGTCGTACGTTCGGCTCTACAAGCAGCAGTGGGACGACTTGATGAGGCTTGACAGCGAGTCTAGCTTACCGCTAGTGGATTACGAGCAGGGAAGTATTGGGACAACGTGGACGATATCATTCAAGGCAATCGAGGCGAGGAACGGGAACGCCTCGAATCTGCTGCGGCTCTGGGCTTTTATTGACAACAAAGACTTATGGTTCGGTCTACTGCAAGCTGCGGCATACGGTGGGGAACAATGGCCCGGATGGCTCTGCGATATAGCGTGCAACGAAGTCAGGTTCTTGGACGCAGCGAGACTGCTGCTCCGCTACTCGATGATCGAGGCCCGAGAGTCCGTGCAGGgtagcggcagcggcagcggcagcagcagctaCAGCATACACCCGGTGGTGCACAGGTGGACGTCGCACATACAGGATGACAACGAGAAAAGACTGTTTCTGcagctggcggtgatggtggttggatTCTCAGTACCCGACAGCAAGACTGAGGATTATTGGGTGCTCCAGCGGCGGCTTCTCCCGCATGCGGAGAGATGCTCatggtgggctggggggtTCCGGGGGGGCGAGAGCGACTTCGAAGGCATTAATACCACCGGCGCAACACATATGTTGGGCATCCTTTACAAAGATCAGGGCCGACTAGGGGAAGCCGAGGCGATGTACCAGCGGGCGCTGGaaggcaaggagaaggcgctcgGGCCGGATCACACATCGACTCTCGAGACGGTTAACAATTTGGGCATCCTTTATAAAGATCAGGGCCGACTAGGGGAAGCCGAAGCGATGCACCAGCGGGCGCTAGaaggcaaggagaaggcgctcgGGCCGGATCACACATCGATTCTCGAGACGGTTAACAATTTGGGCATCCTTTATAAAGATCAGGGCCGACTAGGGGAAGCCGAAGCGATGTACCAGCGGGCGCTAGaaggcaaggagaaggcgctcgGGCCGGATCACACATTGACTCTCAATACGGTTAACAATTTAGGCCTCCTTTACGTAGATCAGGGCCGACTAAAGGAAGCCGAGGCGATGTACCAGCGGGCGCTAAAaagcaaggagaaggcgctcgGGCCGGATCACACATTGACTCTCAATACGGTTAACAATTTAGGCCTCCTTTACGTAGATCAGGGCCGACTAAAGGAAGCCGAGGCGATGTACCAGCGGGCGCTAAAAGGCAAGGAGAAAGCGCTCGGGCCGGATCACACATCGACTCTCAATACGGTTAACAATTTAGGCCTCCTTTACGTAGATCAGGGCCGACTAAAGGAAGCCGAGGCGATGTACCAGCGGGCGCTAGaaggcaaggagaaggcgctcgGGCCGGATCACACATTGACTCTCAAGACGGTTAACAATTTGGGCCTCCTTTACAAAGATCAAGGCCGACTAAAGGAAGCCGAGGCGATGTACCAGCGGGCGCTAGaaggcaaggagaaggcgctcgGGCCGGATCACACATTGACTCTCAAGACGGTTAACAATTTAGGCCTCCTTTACGTAGATCAGGGCCGACTAGAAGAAGCCGAGGCGATGTACCGACGGGCGCTAGaaggcaaggagaaggcgctcgGGCCGGATCACACATCGACTCTCGAGACGGTTAACAATTTGGGCCTCCTTTACGTAGATCAGGGCCGACTAGGGGAAGCCGAAGCGATGTACCAGCGGGCGCTAGaaggcaaggagaaggcgctcgGGCCGGATCACACATCGATTCTCGAGACGGTTAACAATTTGGGCATCCTTTATAAAGATCAGGGCCGACTAGGGGAAGCCGAAGCGATGTACCAGCGGGCGCTAGaaggcaaggagaaggcgctcgGGCCGGATCACATATCGACTCTCAGTACAGTCAACAACTTAGGCAACCTTTACGTAGATCAGCGCCGACTaggggaggccgaggcgaTGTACCGACGGGCGCTATCCGGGTTTCAGACTACTCTGGGGCCATCTCATTCAAAATCTCAACGTGCCATACGGAGTATAGAATCTTTACAGCAAACACAAGGTACCTTCGATATATATTCCTGTCGCAACATTAACTAA